From a single Salvelinus sp. IW2-2015 linkage group LG22, ASM291031v2, whole genome shotgun sequence genomic region:
- the LOC111982555 gene encoding 2-acylglycerol O-acyltransferase 1-like isoform X1 — MVKIELAPLNIPFNRRLQTAAVLQWVFCFLFGAQCCFCVYVVIVLNGYWHMAALYALWLYLDWDTPQAGGRRSDWVRHWTVWKHFGDYFPIHLIKTCDLDPERNYLMGFHPHGILVAGAFGNFCTEYTGFQELYPGMTPYLHTLGIWFGFPFFREYLMSSGVVSCSKKSLTHVLSQKGGGNVSIIVIGGTAESLEARPGSLILEALNRKGFVKIALRCGAHLVPVFSFGENDLFNQLKNPKGSLVRTIQEGMRKTLGFSLPLFHARGXFQYSLGFMPFRQPIYTIVGEPIVVERNVSPSSAEVDRLHGCYLEALAKLFEQHKAEYRILEHQHLIFT, encoded by the exons ATGGTCAAGATAGAGCTTGCACCGTTGAATATCCCGTTCAACCGACGTTTACAGACAGCTGCAGTTCTTCAATGGGTCTTCTGCTTTCTCTTTGGAG cgcagtgttgtttttgtgtgtatgttgtgatcGTGTTGAATGGATACTGGCACATGGCTGCTCTGTATGCCCTGTGGCTCTACCTGGACTGGGACACACCTCAGGCTGGGGGCCGCAGGTCTGACTGGGTACGCCACTGGACCGTGTGGAAACACTTTGGAGACTATTTCCCCATCCAT CTGATTAAGACATGTGACCTAGACCCAGAAAGGAACTACCTGATGGGGTTCCATCCTCACGGAATCCTGGTAGCCGGAGCGTTTGGCAATTTCTGTACAGAATACACAGGTTTCCAAGAGCTCTATCCAGGAATGACTCCTTACCTGCATACCCTCGGCATCTGGTTCGGCTTCCCATTCTTCCGGGAGTACCTTATGTCCTCAG GGGTTGTTTCTTGTTCCAAGAAGAGTCTTACCCATGTGTTGAGCCAGAAGGGAGGGGGCAACGTGTCAATCATAGTGATTGGTGGGACGGCAGAGTCCCTGGAGGCCAGGCCTGGGAGCCTCATCCTGGAGGCCCTCAACAGGAAGGGCTTTGTCAAGATTGCTCTCAGGTGTGG GGCTCATCTGGTGCCAGTGTTCTCCTTTGGGGAGAATGATCTGTTTAATCAGCTGAAGAACCCGAAGGGCTCCCTGGTCCGTACCATCCAGGAGGGCATGAGGAAGACCCTGGGCTTCAGCCTGCCTCTGTTCCATGCCCGGGGGYTCTTCCAGTACAGCTTGGGCTTCATGCCCTTCAGACAACCCATCTACACCATTG TGGGAGAGCCCATAGTTGTGGAGAGGAACGTGAGCCCCTCATCAGCTGAGGTAGACAGGCTGCATGGCTGTTACCTGGAGGCGCTGGCTAAGCTGTTTGAGCAGCACAAGGCTGAGTACAGGATCCTAGAGCACCAGCACCTCATCTTCACCTGA
- the LOC111982555 gene encoding 2-acylglycerol O-acyltransferase 1-like isoform X2, which translates to MVKIELAPLNIPFNRRLQTAAVLQWVFCFLFGAQCCFCVYVVIVLNGYWHMAALYALWLYLDWDTPQAGGRRSDWVRHWTVWKHFGDYFPIHLIKTCDLDPERNYLMGFHPHGILVAGAFGNFCTEYTGFQELYPGMTPYLHTLGIWFGFPFFREYLMSSGVVSCSKKSLTHVLSQKGGGNVSIIVIGGTAESLEARPGSLILEALNRKGFVKIALRAHLVPVFSFGENDLFNQLKNPKGSLVRTIQEGMRKTLGFSLPLFHARGXFQYSLGFMPFRQPIYTIVGEPIVVERNVSPSSAEVDRLHGCYLEALAKLFEQHKAEYRILEHQHLIFT; encoded by the exons ATGGTCAAGATAGAGCTTGCACCGTTGAATATCCCGTTCAACCGACGTTTACAGACAGCTGCAGTTCTTCAATGGGTCTTCTGCTTTCTCTTTGGAG cgcagtgttgtttttgtgtgtatgttgtgatcGTGTTGAATGGATACTGGCACATGGCTGCTCTGTATGCCCTGTGGCTCTACCTGGACTGGGACACACCTCAGGCTGGGGGCCGCAGGTCTGACTGGGTACGCCACTGGACCGTGTGGAAACACTTTGGAGACTATTTCCCCATCCAT CTGATTAAGACATGTGACCTAGACCCAGAAAGGAACTACCTGATGGGGTTCCATCCTCACGGAATCCTGGTAGCCGGAGCGTTTGGCAATTTCTGTACAGAATACACAGGTTTCCAAGAGCTCTATCCAGGAATGACTCCTTACCTGCATACCCTCGGCATCTGGTTCGGCTTCCCATTCTTCCGGGAGTACCTTATGTCCTCAG GGGTTGTTTCTTGTTCCAAGAAGAGTCTTACCCATGTGTTGAGCCAGAAGGGAGGGGGCAACGTGTCAATCATAGTGATTGGTGGGACGGCAGAGTCCCTGGAGGCCAGGCCTGGGAGCCTCATCCTGGAGGCCCTCAACAGGAAGGGCTTTGTCAAGATTGCTCTCAG GGCTCATCTGGTGCCAGTGTTCTCCTTTGGGGAGAATGATCTGTTTAATCAGCTGAAGAACCCGAAGGGCTCCCTGGTCCGTACCATCCAGGAGGGCATGAGGAAGACCCTGGGCTTCAGCCTGCCTCTGTTCCATGCCCGGGGGYTCTTCCAGTACAGCTTGGGCTTCATGCCCTTCAGACAACCCATCTACACCATTG TGGGAGAGCCCATAGTTGTGGAGAGGAACGTGAGCCCCTCATCAGCTGAGGTAGACAGGCTGCATGGCTGTTACCTGGAGGCGCTGGCTAAGCTGTTTGAGCAGCACAAGGCTGAGTACAGGATCCTAGAGCACCAGCACCTCATCTTCACCTGA
- the LOC111982555 gene encoding 2-acylglycerol O-acyltransferase 1-like isoform X3 — protein sequence MAALYALWLYLDWDTPQAGGRRSDWVRHWTVWKHFGDYFPIHLIKTCDLDPERNYLMGFHPHGILVAGAFGNFCTEYTGFQELYPGMTPYLHTLGIWFGFPFFREYLMSSGVVSCSKKSLTHVLSQKGGGNVSIIVIGGTAESLEARPGSLILEALNRKGFVKIALRCGAHLVPVFSFGENDLFNQLKNPKGSLVRTIQEGMRKTLGFSLPLFHARGXFQYSLGFMPFRQPIYTIVGEPIVVERNVSPSSAEVDRLHGCYLEALAKLFEQHKAEYRILEHQHLIFT from the exons ATGGCTGCTCTGTATGCCCTGTGGCTCTACCTGGACTGGGACACACCTCAGGCTGGGGGCCGCAGGTCTGACTGGGTACGCCACTGGACCGTGTGGAAACACTTTGGAGACTATTTCCCCATCCAT CTGATTAAGACATGTGACCTAGACCCAGAAAGGAACTACCTGATGGGGTTCCATCCTCACGGAATCCTGGTAGCCGGAGCGTTTGGCAATTTCTGTACAGAATACACAGGTTTCCAAGAGCTCTATCCAGGAATGACTCCTTACCTGCATACCCTCGGCATCTGGTTCGGCTTCCCATTCTTCCGGGAGTACCTTATGTCCTCAG GGGTTGTTTCTTGTTCCAAGAAGAGTCTTACCCATGTGTTGAGCCAGAAGGGAGGGGGCAACGTGTCAATCATAGTGATTGGTGGGACGGCAGAGTCCCTGGAGGCCAGGCCTGGGAGCCTCATCCTGGAGGCCCTCAACAGGAAGGGCTTTGTCAAGATTGCTCTCAGGTGTGG GGCTCATCTGGTGCCAGTGTTCTCCTTTGGGGAGAATGATCTGTTTAATCAGCTGAAGAACCCGAAGGGCTCCCTGGTCCGTACCATCCAGGAGGGCATGAGGAAGACCCTGGGCTTCAGCCTGCCTCTGTTCCATGCCCGGGGGYTCTTCCAGTACAGCTTGGGCTTCATGCCCTTCAGACAACCCATCTACACCATTG TGGGAGAGCCCATAGTTGTGGAGAGGAACGTGAGCCCCTCATCAGCTGAGGTAGACAGGCTGCATGGCTGTTACCTGGAGGCGCTGGCTAAGCTGTTTGAGCAGCACAAGGCTGAGTACAGGATCCTAGAGCACCAGCACCTCATCTTCACCTGA